Proteins co-encoded in one Acidisarcina sp. genomic window:
- a CDS encoding peptidoglycan-binding protein, producing MTSGKLPDLHWPDFQREQVEVRQFYSSVNGTLPWIQDLQPTPQARAVIEILQAADKEGLRPEGYDGPLWKSRLATFAQKSSLSESDLVRFDLALTVCTMRYISDLHMGRMNPRMFHIDLDIGHEPFDLSQFLEERLIHAPDVPASLRQVEPPFPGYQRTVVVLQKYSDLARQNTQVLLPIPSKPVHPGESYSYLAQLAQLLASFGDLPPQKEFDAASMIYQQPIVDALKHYQQRNGLDVTGAIDSVTVKELNVPMSARVA from the coding sequence GTGACGTCGGGGAAACTCCCTGACCTGCATTGGCCAGACTTCCAGAGGGAACAGGTCGAAGTAAGGCAGTTCTATAGTTCGGTAAACGGGACCCTGCCATGGATACAGGATTTGCAGCCTACTCCCCAGGCTCGCGCCGTCATCGAGATACTACAAGCCGCCGATAAGGAAGGGTTGCGCCCGGAAGGTTACGACGGACCGCTATGGAAAAGTCGGCTGGCAACCTTCGCACAGAAAAGTTCCCTGTCGGAGTCTGACCTGGTTCGCTTCGATCTCGCACTCACCGTCTGCACCATGCGATATATCTCCGATCTGCATATGGGGCGCATGAATCCCAGAATGTTTCATATTGATCTGGACATTGGTCATGAGCCGTTCGATTTATCCCAGTTCCTTGAGGAACGGCTCATTCACGCACCGGATGTCCCGGCTTCTCTGCGGCAGGTCGAGCCTCCATTCCCAGGTTATCAACGTACCGTTGTGGTCCTGCAGAAATACTCCGATCTGGCACGTCAGAACACGCAAGTATTGCTGCCCATTCCCTCAAAGCCCGTTCACCCGGGAGAATCCTACAGCTATCTGGCACAACTAGCGCAGCTGTTAGCATCATTCGGCGACTTGCCCCCGCAGAAAGAGTTCGACGCCGCATCCATGATCTATCAGCAGCCGATTGTGGATGCATTGAAGCACTATCAGCAGAGGAATGGACTGGACGTAACGGGAGCCATTGATTCTGTCACAGTCAAAGAACTCAATGTACCAATGAGCGCTCGCGTCGCCTAG
- a CDS encoding L,D-transpeptidase family protein, producing the protein MNIPEFRLYAMGEQQRPALRMNVVVGKAYRHQTPVFVSTIRSVIFRPYWNVPLSIQRAEILPNLRADSDYLFKHGYEVVDPSGTVLSTGAIDASILAGLQSGKLMVRQVPGDKNALGLVKFDFPNQYDVYMHGTPSIALFSKSRRDFSHGCIRVEDPPALAAWVLHENPEWTPDRIRDAMSGNETIRVNLKTPIPVLILYGTATVSEGGIVHFYRDIYGHDEALRRALDNGCPYSATAGGAASCPQLPASHPANINVNKF; encoded by the coding sequence GTGAACATCCCTGAATTTCGGCTTTATGCGATGGGCGAACAGCAGCGCCCGGCTCTCCGCATGAATGTCGTAGTAGGCAAAGCCTACCGCCATCAGACACCGGTCTTCGTCAGCACAATTCGTTCCGTCATCTTCCGTCCCTATTGGAATGTGCCGCTAAGCATCCAGCGCGCTGAAATCTTGCCGAATCTCCGAGCCGACTCCGACTACCTTTTCAAGCACGGATACGAGGTAGTTGATCCTTCCGGCACAGTCCTCAGTACTGGCGCGATCGATGCTTCCATCCTTGCAGGACTTCAGAGTGGGAAGCTCATGGTTCGACAGGTTCCCGGCGATAAGAATGCGTTGGGGCTGGTGAAGTTTGACTTTCCGAATCAGTATGACGTGTACATGCATGGCACGCCCTCGATCGCACTCTTTTCAAAATCCCGCCGCGACTTCAGCCATGGCTGCATTCGCGTGGAAGACCCTCCGGCTCTTGCCGCCTGGGTGCTCCATGAAAACCCGGAGTGGACGCCGGATCGCATTCGCGATGCGATGTCAGGAAACGAAACCATACGTGTAAATCTAAAGACGCCGATCCCGGTCCTTATCTTGTATGGGACAGCAACCGTGTCAGAGGGTGGCATTGTCCACTTCTACCGTGATATCTATGGACACGACGAAGCTCTGCGCCGTGCGCTGGATAATGGTTGTCCATATTCGGCAACCGCAGGCGGAGCAGCATCCTGCCCTCAGCTACCAGCGTCGCACCCGGCCAACATCAACGTGAACAAATTCTGA
- a CDS encoding efflux RND transporter periplasmic adaptor subunit has protein sequence MYKRSFPLFIGMAALLPWMSLLLAGCKDAESHPKAAEIPSALVTRVVRDNLASTLTVAGQFQPFQEVDLHAKVSGYIRRIGVDIGDRVRTGQVIATLEVPELTAQVAGAQASVQHNESEIARAKSEVLGAESNHVALHAAYMRLEQASKSRPGLIAEQELDDARARDLDSEAKISIAKSALEASEGNLGVARADRQRIQALSAYSVITAPFSGVITMRYADTGSLIQSGTTSNTQAMPVVRLAQSDMLRLRMPIPESDVPYIQDGDEVQIQVQATGKTFPGKIVRFTRSLDTSTRTMLAEVDVPNPDLKLSPGMYAQVVIALQQRDNVLTIPTQAIVQSEGQPYVLVIDASDTVRKRLVTLGIEGPDKSEVISGVAAGDQVIVSGQTNYQVGEIVRPKMTRLMTTPKQGGN, from the coding sequence ATGTACAAACGATCTTTCCCCCTCTTCATCGGGATGGCAGCGTTGCTTCCCTGGATGAGCCTTCTGCTCGCCGGTTGTAAGGATGCTGAGTCGCATCCCAAGGCCGCTGAAATCCCGTCTGCATTGGTGACTCGTGTTGTTCGAGACAATCTTGCAAGCACCCTCACTGTTGCTGGACAGTTTCAACCTTTTCAGGAAGTGGATCTCCATGCAAAGGTCTCCGGCTACATTCGCCGGATTGGCGTTGACATTGGCGATCGAGTTCGAACAGGGCAAGTGATTGCGACGCTGGAGGTGCCGGAGTTGACTGCGCAGGTTGCCGGAGCACAGGCGTCTGTCCAGCACAACGAATCAGAAATCGCTCGTGCCAAGAGCGAAGTTCTTGGAGCCGAATCCAATCACGTCGCGCTGCACGCTGCTTATATGCGTCTTGAGCAGGCATCAAAATCGCGTCCGGGGCTAATTGCGGAGCAGGAATTGGATGACGCACGGGCCAGGGACTTGGACTCCGAAGCGAAGATCAGCATAGCCAAGTCCGCGCTGGAGGCGTCGGAAGGGAACCTCGGGGTAGCTCGCGCCGACAGACAACGCATACAGGCTCTGTCCGCTTACTCCGTTATTACGGCGCCATTTAGCGGCGTCATTACCATGCGCTACGCTGACACCGGCTCCCTGATTCAGTCCGGCACCACTTCCAACACTCAGGCCATGCCGGTAGTCAGATTGGCCCAGAGCGACATGCTGCGCTTGCGCATGCCGATACCGGAAAGCGATGTTCCGTATATCCAGGATGGTGACGAAGTTCAGATTCAGGTCCAGGCAACGGGAAAGACATTTCCTGGAAAGATCGTTCGCTTCACCCGCTCCCTGGATACATCGACAAGGACGATGCTGGCGGAGGTTGATGTTCCCAATCCCGATCTTAAGCTGAGCCCCGGAATGTATGCGCAAGTGGTGATTGCGCTGCAACAGCGAGACAACGTGCTGACGATTCCAACTCAGGCCATAGTGCAGAGTGAGGGGCAGCCCTATGTGCTGGTCATCGATGCGTCGGATACAGTTCGAAAGAGACTCGTCACACTTGGGATCGAGGGACCAGATAAGTCGGAAGTTATAAGTGGTGTTGCCGCTGGCGATCAGGTGATTGTATCGGGCCAGACGAACTATCAGGTCGGAGAGATAGTTCGTCCGAAGATGACCCGACTCATGACGACGCCAAAGCAGGGAGGCAACTAA
- a CDS encoding zinc-dependent alcohol dehydrogenase family protein, translating into MKAAIFRPASATPGHFLQIEDVPRPQLTAGHVLLRVVACGVCRTDLHIVEKELPPLHPQIIPGHQIVGEVVEGATPELPLGSRVGVSWIGGVDGDCWYCKHGMENLCDKPTFTGYTVNGGYAEYALARTDFTFALPAGLDDVHVAPLLCAGIIGFRSLRVAGVEPGERVGLFGFGSSASLAIPILQSWNCEVYVVTRGQNHRDRAASLRATWIGKEADQPPVPLDRAITFAPSGKVVLTALASLRKGGVVAINAIHLDQFPAFDYDKLLWGERQLRSVANMTRQDARDFLTTARDLKIRPEVSVFSLDNANQALLAVKDETGHGSTVIVP; encoded by the coding sequence ATGAAGGCTGCAATTTTCAGGCCCGCCTCTGCAACGCCTGGACATTTTCTGCAGATCGAGGATGTTCCCCGCCCCCAACTGACAGCGGGGCATGTCTTGCTTCGCGTAGTGGCTTGCGGAGTTTGCCGCACCGACCTGCACATCGTGGAAAAAGAGCTGCCGCCGCTTCATCCGCAGATTATTCCCGGCCATCAGATTGTGGGAGAGGTGGTCGAAGGCGCAACGCCGGAATTACCGCTGGGATCGCGCGTCGGCGTTTCCTGGATCGGCGGTGTAGATGGGGACTGCTGGTACTGCAAGCACGGCATGGAGAACCTGTGCGACAAGCCAACCTTTACCGGCTACACAGTAAATGGAGGCTATGCCGAGTACGCCCTTGCCCGCACCGATTTCACCTTCGCCCTGCCTGCAGGTTTAGATGATGTGCACGTTGCGCCGCTGCTCTGCGCAGGCATCATCGGCTTTCGCAGCTTACGTGTGGCTGGAGTCGAGCCGGGCGAGCGAGTCGGACTCTTTGGTTTTGGCAGCTCCGCCAGCCTGGCGATTCCCATTCTGCAGTCGTGGAATTGCGAAGTCTACGTAGTGACGAGAGGACAGAACCATCGGGATCGAGCTGCCTCCCTCCGCGCAACGTGGATCGGCAAAGAGGCAGACCAGCCTCCCGTACCGCTCGATCGTGCCATCACCTTTGCTCCAAGTGGCAAGGTTGTTCTAACTGCTTTGGCCAGCTTGCGCAAAGGCGGAGTGGTGGCAATCAATGCGATTCACCTGGACCAATTCCCGGCCTTCGACTATGACAAGCTGCTGTGGGGAGAACGGCAATTGAGAAGCGTTGCGAACATGACGCGACAAGATGCCCGCGACTTTCTTACGACCGCGCGAGACCTCAAGATTCGCCCAGAGGTTTCTGTATTTTCTCTCGATAACGCGAATCAGGCCCTTCTGGCCGTCAAAGACGAAACCGGGCATGGATCAACGGTCATCGTTCCTTGA
- a CDS encoding alpha-amylase family glycosyl hydrolase, with protein MTLWRRTRLLSLVLLAAISVSCFAQISTPTITKIDPPNWWPSLPDPMLLVYGTGLDHAHFSVNGAGIRLLRSKASENGHYAFLWLATQKASAQTLRIEATNSSGAAQREFTLKERKPAAGRYQGFSSKDVMYLIMTDRFADGDAGNNQPGYDRSKVRGWHGGDFQGIEQHLDYLKSLGVTTLWTTPVSSNGTMPDSYHGYAAVDLYSVDSHFGTMSSYQELADALHARGMKLVLDVVPNHIGVEHSWVHDSPTPDWFHGTLEHHIPAHYNFEALIDPHAAPSSYVNITNGWFTDAMPDMNQENPLVSQYLIQNAVWWIESAGLDGLRIDTFPYVGRAFWQDFHRTIHSVYPGLTTVGEVFNADPTITSFFAGGVAQRGIDTGLDTPFDFPMYFAIRDVLAHDKPMSELSGVLRQDHLYPHPERLVDFIGNHDTKRFLSEANASPARLKLAFGLLATLRGMPTIYSGDEIAMLGGEDPDNRRDFPGGFPGQSHDAFNASGRTEQEQAMFSWTSQLFQIRAAHPEIQSGEQQDVFADDTAFAFVRGAKLSVGCTAGGTAKEVLVILNKADQARDLRIPAKDTALASCSKFTPLIAGDTEKIQQGNGDLTITMPATGFAIFEVQ; from the coding sequence ATGACTTTATGGCGTCGTACTCGCTTGTTGTCCCTTGTTCTTCTTGCGGCTATCTCGGTATCCTGTTTCGCTCAGATTTCCACGCCCACGATTACAAAGATTGATCCACCGAACTGGTGGCCATCGCTGCCGGATCCGATGCTGCTGGTTTATGGCACGGGACTGGACCACGCGCATTTTTCCGTGAATGGCGCAGGTATCCGGCTGCTGCGCAGCAAAGCCTCCGAGAACGGTCACTACGCCTTTCTCTGGCTCGCCACACAAAAGGCATCTGCACAAACACTGCGGATTGAAGCGACCAACAGCAGCGGCGCAGCGCAGAGGGAATTTACGCTGAAGGAGCGCAAGCCTGCAGCCGGACGCTATCAGGGGTTCTCCTCCAAAGATGTGATGTATCTCATCATGACGGATCGATTTGCTGACGGCGACGCTGGAAATAACCAGCCTGGATATGACCGGAGCAAGGTTCGGGGCTGGCATGGAGGAGATTTTCAGGGAATCGAGCAGCACCTGGACTATTTGAAGAGTCTTGGAGTAACGACACTATGGACCACGCCGGTGTCCTCCAATGGCACGATGCCCGATTCCTATCATGGATATGCGGCTGTTGATCTCTATTCGGTAGATTCACATTTCGGGACTATGTCGAGCTACCAGGAACTGGCGGATGCTCTCCACGCGCGAGGTATGAAGCTGGTGCTGGATGTTGTGCCGAACCATATTGGCGTTGAGCACTCCTGGGTGCATGACTCGCCGACACCGGATTGGTTTCATGGAACGTTGGAGCACCACATTCCGGCCCACTACAATTTTGAAGCTCTCATCGATCCGCATGCAGCGCCATCCTCTTATGTCAACATCACGAATGGATGGTTTACCGACGCCATGCCGGATATGAATCAGGAAAATCCGCTGGTCTCGCAGTATCTCATTCAGAATGCGGTCTGGTGGATTGAGTCCGCCGGTCTGGACGGGCTGCGTATCGATACCTTTCCGTATGTCGGGCGGGCGTTCTGGCAGGACTTTCATCGCACGATCCACTCTGTCTATCCCGGACTCACTACGGTCGGCGAAGTCTTCAATGCGGATCCCACCATTACATCTTTCTTTGCCGGAGGAGTTGCCCAGAGAGGCATCGATACTGGACTCGATACTCCGTTTGACTTTCCGATGTACTTCGCGATTCGTGATGTGCTTGCGCATGACAAGCCGATGTCCGAGTTGAGCGGGGTTCTGCGGCAGGACCATCTCTACCCGCATCCTGAAAGGCTTGTGGACTTCATCGGCAATCACGATACGAAGCGCTTTCTTTCGGAGGCCAACGCAAGTCCCGCACGACTGAAACTCGCGTTCGGCCTGCTTGCTACTCTTCGAGGGATGCCCACAATCTACTCCGGCGATGAGATCGCGATGCTGGGCGGAGAGGATCCGGACAACCGTCGCGATTTCCCCGGAGGCTTTCCTGGGCAGAGCCATGATGCCTTCAATGCTTCTGGAAGAACGGAGCAGGAGCAGGCGATGTTTTCCTGGACCTCTCAACTCTTCCAGATTCGTGCGGCGCACCCGGAGATTCAATCCGGCGAGCAGCAGGATGTCTTTGCTGACGACACAGCATTCGCATTTGTGCGAGGCGCGAAGTTGTCTGTGGGGTGTACTGCTGGAGGAACGGCGAAAGAGGTTCTGGTCATTCTGAACAAGGCCGATCAGGCAAGAGACCTGCGGATTCCGGCGAAGGATACCGCCCTCGCATCCTGCAGCAAATTCACGCCACTGATTGCAGGGGATACGGAGAAGATCCAGCAGGGAAACGGTGACCTCACGATCACCATGCCGGCAACCGGCTTCGCGATCTTCGAGGTGCAGTAG
- a CDS encoding ATP-dependent 6-phosphofructokinase, translating into MKNIAVLTSGGDAPGMNAAIRAVVRTGLARGINVWGVRQGYSGLIEGNFQRLGARDVGSIIQRGGTVLGSARCPEFQTEEGRELAIRRLRGGGIEGLIVIGGNGSQTGAHALHQMGFPVVGVASTIDNDLFGSDITIGVDTALNVALNAIDNLKVTASSHRRALLVEVMGRKCGYLALMSGIAGGAEAIVLPEVEVVPEQLAERIQDAYERGKPHVIVVVAEGAKYNAEGLCRYFNEHDLLLGYEFRSTVLGYVQRGAAPTCADRLLGTRLGSDAVEQMIADNVGVLVGVIKGELATTPLDVVVRGKKPLDPWFLKAADILAR; encoded by the coding sequence ATGAAGAATATTGCAGTCTTGACGAGTGGGGGTGACGCGCCTGGGATGAATGCAGCCATCCGGGCGGTGGTTCGAACTGGCCTGGCCCGCGGGATCAATGTGTGGGGCGTTCGACAAGGGTACTCAGGGCTTATTGAAGGGAACTTTCAGCGGCTCGGCGCGCGCGATGTGGGCAGCATCATCCAGCGCGGTGGCACAGTACTGGGAAGCGCCAGATGTCCGGAGTTCCAGACCGAAGAAGGCAGGGAACTGGCCATTCGTAGACTGCGCGGCGGTGGGATTGAAGGCTTGATCGTAATTGGGGGCAATGGATCGCAGACAGGAGCGCATGCGCTGCATCAGATGGGATTTCCCGTGGTTGGCGTGGCGTCGACGATTGACAACGATCTCTTCGGATCCGACATCACGATTGGCGTGGATACTGCGCTCAATGTCGCTTTGAATGCGATCGACAACTTGAAGGTAACGGCCTCCTCGCATCGCCGGGCGCTGCTGGTTGAAGTGATGGGGAGAAAATGCGGTTACCTGGCGTTGATGTCCGGCATAGCAGGCGGAGCGGAAGCCATCGTACTGCCGGAGGTAGAAGTCGTGCCGGAGCAACTCGCCGAGCGCATCCAGGATGCATACGAGCGCGGGAAGCCGCATGTGATCGTGGTAGTGGCGGAAGGCGCAAAGTACAACGCGGAAGGCTTGTGCCGGTATTTTAATGAGCACGACCTGCTGCTGGGCTACGAATTTCGCTCAACGGTTCTTGGCTATGTACAGCGAGGTGCCGCGCCAACTTGCGCGGACCGGCTGCTCGGCACCAGGCTCGGATCGGACGCCGTAGAGCAGATGATCGCGGACAACGTGGGTGTACTGGTCGGCGTTATCAAAGGTGAATTGGCGACGACACCGCTCGACGTGGTAGTTCGAGGTAAGAAGCCTCTGGATCCATGGTTCTTGAAGGCCGCCGATATTCTGGCGCGCTAA
- a CDS encoding VLRF1 family aeRF1-type release factor produces MSDALQLSSLIQLPQPVLTVYLDTNPALSSNCRPTPGYMAWFKKESKPLLTNDGIHDQIRRVEGFLEEHRSEQRGLALFAGPNTWKEVPLQVEPVNQLHWGKPQLWQLFCIADQFAPSCIVALDRSGAHLFLYQYGNLSELETKGLEIDDSQWKQLEYARMASPGGRIPHGALRDNYEQRMDEQYLHFCAEVAGAITAFCKARSAKHIYLLGSDRLTKPVEGKLPHDLRDHVTRISHGTKEDGPVALKKFVEEQLAAHRTERKRQLVKDLLNSKKDTVLGPDHTLLQLQRGRLATLVLSQGFNPMLYQCTGCGLTMASSAWNCGHSQDLRPEITLHEVLPELLLKHACNLELVDGQADQSFAQAGAIGGWLRNSPDKTAAAGTAQANA; encoded by the coding sequence ATGTCCGATGCGCTTCAATTATCCTCTCTGATTCAACTGCCGCAACCCGTGCTCACTGTTTACCTTGACACCAATCCTGCGCTATCTAGCAACTGCCGCCCCACCCCTGGGTACATGGCATGGTTCAAGAAAGAGAGTAAGCCCCTGCTCACAAACGATGGCATCCACGATCAGATTCGCCGGGTTGAAGGATTCCTGGAAGAACACCGATCGGAGCAGAGAGGGCTGGCTCTATTTGCCGGACCGAACACATGGAAGGAAGTTCCTCTTCAGGTGGAACCCGTGAATCAATTGCATTGGGGCAAACCCCAGCTCTGGCAACTCTTTTGCATCGCAGACCAATTTGCTCCCAGCTGCATCGTCGCCCTGGATCGATCGGGCGCTCATCTCTTTCTCTATCAATATGGCAACCTGTCGGAGCTAGAGACCAAGGGACTGGAAATCGACGATTCACAATGGAAGCAATTGGAATACGCACGCATGGCAAGCCCAGGGGGCCGGATACCGCATGGCGCGCTACGCGACAACTACGAGCAGCGCATGGATGAACAATATCTACACTTCTGCGCGGAGGTCGCCGGCGCAATCACTGCTTTCTGTAAAGCAAGATCTGCGAAGCACATCTACCTGCTTGGCTCCGATCGGTTGACCAAGCCAGTAGAGGGAAAGCTGCCACATGACCTCAGGGATCACGTCACCAGAATCTCCCACGGAACCAAAGAAGATGGCCCCGTGGCCCTGAAAAAGTTTGTCGAGGAACAGCTTGCCGCCCATCGCACCGAGCGCAAGAGACAGCTTGTTAAAGACCTGCTCAACAGCAAGAAGGACACCGTCCTCGGGCCGGATCATACGCTCCTCCAATTGCAGAGAGGCCGGCTTGCGACGCTGGTTCTCTCGCAAGGCTTTAATCCCATGCTCTATCAATGCACGGGATGCGGGCTTACGATGGCTTCTTCGGCCTGGAATTGCGGCCATTCCCAGGACCTGCGGCCCGAAATCACATTGCATGAGGTGCTGCCAGAACTTCTCTTGAAGCATGCGTGCAATCTTGAGTTAGTCGACGGGCAGGCAGATCAGAGCTTTGCACAGGCAGGCGCTATTGGAGGATGGCTCCGTAACTCACCCGACAAGACAGCAGCTGCGGGAACTGCTCAAGCGAACGCATAA
- a CDS encoding CBS domain-containing protein — protein sequence MRASLFGIQVNKETAPLGTMRDIRSLGNGADWRRLMKAKDIMSKTLFCCTAEDSIQQAAKLMKDNDVGALPVVNDCKERKLLGIITDRDICLQAVALGKPVDKMKVSEAMTKSPITCSADDSIETCESLMRRNQVRRIPVVDARGMCMGLISQADVALHDTAEHIQQTMAALSRHQAHGHVAAARA from the coding sequence ATGCGAGCTTCGTTGTTCGGCATCCAAGTAAATAAAGAAACCGCACCTTTAGGCACGATGCGGGATATCCGCTCGCTGGGAAACGGCGCGGATTGGAGGAGACTCATGAAAGCGAAAGACATCATGAGTAAGACACTCTTCTGCTGCACGGCTGAAGATTCCATTCAGCAGGCAGCAAAACTGATGAAAGACAACGACGTTGGAGCGCTTCCAGTGGTGAATGATTGCAAGGAGCGAAAATTGCTCGGCATCATTACCGACAGGGATATTTGCCTGCAGGCCGTTGCACTTGGAAAACCAGTAGATAAGATGAAGGTCTCAGAGGCGATGACCAAGTCGCCAATCACATGCTCTGCTGATGATTCGATAGAGACATGCGAAAGCCTGATGAGACGCAACCAAGTAAGGCGGATTCCCGTGGTAGATGCACGCGGGATGTGCATGGGCCTTATCTCTCAGGCCGATGTAGCGCTTCACGATACGGCGGAGCACATTCAACAAACGATGGCTGCCCTATCCAGGCACCAGGCGCACGGCCACGTGGCTGCAGCACGCGCATAG
- a CDS encoding DUF882 domain-containing protein, with translation MIKKSFLWGGEYRSHVLPPVSNRWRDMESLNPTKHSILCVCLRGWCLSLLLLCSWSAGHAADKPTEYRLHLYHTHTAERLDIVYREGDRYLPDSVARLDEFLRDHRTGEIYQLDPRLFDLLHDLTIAVGEPDVEIDIVCGYRTPWSNEFLRQTTSGVASHSLHVQGEAIDIRIPNVRTSRLRDAALALHRGGVGYYPKSEFVHVDVGRVRRW, from the coding sequence ATGATTAAGAAGTCTTTTCTCTGGGGTGGGGAGTATCGCTCGCACGTGTTGCCACCGGTCAGCAACCGCTGGAGAGATATGGAATCGCTGAATCCAACCAAGCATTCAATTTTGTGCGTCTGCCTGCGCGGCTGGTGTCTGAGCCTGCTTTTGCTTTGCTCGTGGAGCGCGGGCCATGCTGCCGATAAGCCGACGGAATACCGGTTGCACCTCTATCACACCCACACAGCAGAACGACTCGACATCGTTTATCGCGAGGGAGATAGATATCTACCCGATAGCGTGGCCCGCCTGGATGAATTCCTGCGCGATCATCGCACGGGAGAAATCTACCAACTCGATCCACGGCTCTTCGACCTGCTGCATGACCTGACAATTGCTGTTGGCGAGCCGGACGTTGAGATCGATATTGTCTGCGGCTACCGGACTCCGTGGAGCAACGAGTTCCTTCGTCAAACTACAAGCGGCGTTGCATCCCACAGTCTGCACGTGCAAGGTGAGGCAATCGATATCCGCATTCCTAACGTTCGCACCAGTCGATTGCGCGATGCCGCTCTTGCTCTTCATCGCGGAGGTGTCGGCTACTATCCGAAGTCAGAATTTGTTCACGTTGATGTTGGCCGGGTGCGACGCTGGTAG
- a CDS encoding phosphoribosyltransferase family protein gives MLFTNREDAGHRLAMQLRAYAHRSDVIVLGIPRGGVPVAFEIARELDTPLDIFLSRKLGVPGHEELAFGAVAAGEARYLDADLIQRAGITPQQIERITQEVKEQLKRRADLYRGNRPPLDVAGRTVLLVDDGIATGSSIYAAIQALRQLKPAKLVVAVPVAPPSTCDWLRREVDELICLYTPENFYSVGQFYGHFSQITDEEVCNLLRQAERPLKSQGSEDCLGTAPHATSLSDSENHIDQREVSMEIAGVTLSGTLSLPKAPKGIVLFAHGSGSSRHSPRNRYVARVLQSRGIATLLFDLLTAEEESIDRPTAELRFDIELLARRLAGATQWMTHYPDARGITLGYFGASTGAAAALVAAARLPNIVTAVVSRGGRPDLANGSLGIVRAPTLLIVGGDDEAVLALNRRALTRLGCKEKKLVIIPGATHLFEESGALERVAEVAAEWFVHYLVAGSPDAQKGAGGEAGSPLRMDAA, from the coding sequence ATGCTCTTCACAAATCGAGAAGACGCTGGACATCGGTTGGCCATGCAGCTTCGAGCGTATGCCCACCGCAGTGATGTCATCGTACTTGGAATTCCCCGCGGCGGTGTTCCCGTCGCCTTTGAGATCGCCAGAGAACTCGACACCCCGCTGGATATTTTTCTTTCCCGAAAGCTCGGCGTGCCCGGACACGAAGAACTGGCCTTTGGCGCAGTTGCGGCTGGCGAGGCGCGTTATCTGGATGCGGATCTTATCCAGAGAGCGGGAATCACGCCCCAGCAAATCGAACGAATTACGCAGGAGGTAAAAGAGCAATTGAAGCGGCGAGCGGATCTCTATCGAGGCAACCGCCCTCCGCTGGATGTAGCAGGGCGAACTGTCTTACTGGTGGATGACGGCATCGCCACCGGATCCAGTATCTACGCGGCGATCCAGGCCCTGCGGCAATTGAAACCGGCGAAGCTGGTAGTAGCGGTTCCGGTGGCGCCTCCTTCCACCTGCGATTGGCTTAGGAGAGAAGTAGATGAGTTGATTTGCTTGTATACTCCAGAGAATTTCTATTCCGTCGGACAGTTCTACGGGCATTTCTCCCAGATTACTGACGAAGAAGTGTGCAACTTACTCCGCCAAGCAGAGCGCCCCCTCAAATCTCAAGGCTCTGAAGATTGCCTGGGTACTGCGCCCCACGCTACTTCCCTCTCCGATTCTGAAAACCACATAGACCAACGCGAAGTCTCCATGGAGATCGCGGGAGTAACGCTCTCTGGCACTTTGAGCCTTCCGAAGGCGCCTAAAGGAATCGTCCTGTTTGCGCACGGCAGCGGCAGCAGTCGCCATAGCCCGCGAAATCGTTATGTTGCAAGGGTGCTGCAGTCGCGTGGAATTGCGACTTTACTCTTTGACCTGCTGACCGCAGAAGAAGAATCCATCGATCGGCCGACAGCGGAGCTTCGTTTTGATATCGAGCTGCTGGCACGGCGTCTGGCAGGCGCAACCCAGTGGATGACACACTATCCGGATGCGAGAGGGATCACTCTCGGTTATTTCGGTGCCAGCACTGGCGCTGCAGCGGCACTGGTAGCCGCGGCGCGACTCCCCAACATTGTTACTGCTGTCGTCTCACGCGGAGGACGCCCTGATCTGGCGAACGGCTCTCTCGGAATTGTTCGCGCGCCTACTTTGCTGATCGTTGGAGGAGACGATGAAGCGGTCCTCGCATTGAACCGGAGAGCATTGACCAGGTTAGGATGCAAGGAGAAGAAACTCGTCATCATCCCTGGAGCTACGCACCTCTTCGAGGAGTCAGGCGCTCTGGAGCGGGTGGCGGAAGTTGCCGCAGAATGGTTCGTCCATTATCTTGTTGCGGGTAGCCCAGACGCGCAGAAGGGCGCGGGCGGAGAAGCCGGATCGCCTTTGAGGATGGATGCGGCATGA